The Pempheris klunzingeri isolate RE-2024b chromosome 16, fPemKlu1.hap1, whole genome shotgun sequence genome includes the window CAGTTTTTGGTTGTTTGAGCAGCTCCACAGTCTGATTCCCTTCATGGCTGCTGTCTAATGATCCATTATAAACCACAGTGAGCTTGTTTTAATATTACTGGACTCGTACTTTACATGTTGTGGCTAAAACGGAGACTCCTGTGATATAAAACTGAACTACACTGCAGAACAGACACCATAAAGTCTGTCGTTCGGACATCAGCGGCTCCATATCTGTCTGCCATCACTGGACGAAGCCGACCAACAGCTTTGTGGTTACGCTCAGTGTGATCACCCACATTGTGGCCAGTTAATTAATCTGTGCGAGCATAAATGTTTAACCTTTAACATGTAATTTTGCCTCCATTAGCAGCTACCACTTCATGCAGATATCTTTTCTCCATTTATGGCTGAGCTCAAACTTGAAGGACGGGAAATTCTTTGGGAAAAATCTGTCTTACAGTTGTTGCACAGCAGGCTTGTGTCTTCAGTGTCAGGGGACACCATTGTAGTTGTATTTAAATGTCActgaagacaaataaaacatgagacacGAAGTCTTGTGGGACTGAACATGAAGGGCTGTAATGTCAACATGAAGCCTCAGAGAAGGCGACGggtcagagaaagaaaaatacacacagatcaTGAGAAGCAGATGAGCAGACGCGTTACCAGTTTGCCAGCGTCCATGGTCTGCTTGAGCCTCTTGCCGAGCTCTGAGCCCGAGGCCACCATGGCCCTCAGCATGTCTCCGGTGGCCAGGTGGCAAACACAGTACTTCTCTGCTAGCCGCGGGGCCtgcagggagaaggagagatcACACACTTTAATAAATGTGAAGTTTTTTAATTATCACCAACAAGACAATCATGGATTTTGGCTGTGATTTTAACTTTGTTCTTCCCACTCTTCTGTCAGACAGCCAACCACCTGCAGTGTTGGCTGGTTAGAGCAGGACAGTCATGTTCTGGCTGTGAGACCAAAGagttttcagcagcacagattACCTATTTGGTCGAGGCTATGCACTGAAACTTCACAGTCGTGCAGGCCAAACCAACTGACAATAATATTAGGAACATATCTTTAAATTTGACTAATTTTATCTAAGTTCATTATAGTTAATAGTCCAGTGCCTGTTTGAGACGTGGCCTTCCCAGACGGGACGCTTGTTTGGCCCctggatgtgtggatgtgtgtgcttGCAGCGTTGTTGACAAACGCTCATGGATGGACTGGATGAACGGTTCtccagacatgcacacacacctgaggtaGAGCGGCTGCCATATTGGAGATAAgaagttttcttttaatgacaTCTCTAACATTTTTGACAGCATAGTCATTGTTTTCAGCTCTAAATATAAGAATCCACCCATGAAAACCAAGTGAATCTTCAGAACACTGAATGAGAGGAGGGTGCCACGCAGTGCTCTAGTGCGAACAGAAGACTCAAACCTCATTACATTACAGAAACAGGAGCCTGAACGTCGGAGCCCCTTCCTGTGCACGTCACCATGCACATGTGACTGATCTGAGAGAGCTACACAATGTGGAGACGTCACAAGACAAACTGAAGGAGGCCTTCTTGACATTTCTTAGGTGAAAACACTTCAGCTTCCTGCTTCATAtgaagtttaaataaaaatcattctGAATTACACAACTGTGACACTGGATTCCTACACACAAAAAGAAGGACTTCTAAAAATGCTCGTCTCTTAACGGTCTTAGGAAGACATTTTGTAGATTTTTGGATAGATCATTAGTTTAacaaaattaatattaatagcATGTCAGTATGTATGGAAAATTACACACCTGAGTTAAAATACATGATGGTACGTCCTCATTTAGTCCATTATTATGATACCAGCTGATCTACCTGCAGCACCAGTTGGACCACAATAGATCCTGACTAACTTCCCCAACAGCTCTCTCTtgtatttatgcatgttttacattttcatttttgaatgaTGTGTGCAGCTAAAATGAATTAAGATAAAACAGGGATGTAAATATAGATCATACCAATTAATCTGTTGATTCCTTTTTAAtacatcaataaataatttagTCCTCCCTCACAATCTACACCGAATCTACAGTGATAGAAAACgaagaaaacaagcaaaactcCACATTTAAGTGTGAACACATAACTGATTGTAGGAACTGTTCTCTACATGCTTCTGCTTGATGAATTAACAAACCAGTGACGTAGATTGTGAAAGTGAAAACCAtgtcacacataaacataataaGTCTACAGCAACTATGCTACTGGAAATAAACCacaaatgctgcagaaattaaTAGATTGTAGTGTATGCAGATAATTAATCTATACCAATATATATGATAGTCATCTTTATGAcagtgaggatgtttttttttaatcacaataaaaagaaaatcagtgagGTTTATCTGCTTGTTTGTCAAAtccaaaaagtatttttagtgtttatttatcTGTGATGAGCACAGTCAACTTTTTAAAGACTGAATTAATCAGTTCACAAAATTGACAACAAATCATACAGAAAGTAACCTTTATAAGCAGCCAGGCAGAGAACCTCTAAGATGATACTGCATGATGGAGGTGGTGCAGAACAGGAGACTGAGGTTAACTTTCGACAGCAGGGCTTAAACTTCATAATGAAACCAAAGGAAGCAAGCACACATATTTATTAATGTCTCAGAAACCAGTAAGATCGTTATTAGAGTTTTAAATCGGGTTTAAGAGTAAAAAGAACCTTTGCAGCCTGtccagctgtgtttgtctgacagctgtagcTACAAACGGAACCAGGTAAGGCaggtattagcattagcattagctagcaCTGATACCGACCATGCGCTTAGCTCCATTGGTTTTCCAGGCTAACAGCTAacggctaacagctaacagctagctcCGTTAGCTCGCCTGGatgtctctccccctcacctGAGTACCCTTCCCGGCTCCGGGCGGTCCGAGCAGGATGGCGCGGATCCCCTCCTGCACATCGGCTATTGCCTCCTTCAGTTGCGTGGCGGGGGCCATGTCTGGACTGGGAGACACCGGGGCAGAAACTTTAGGACTGACTTTTCTGTGTCGTCCTGGCGACACTTGAGCCAAGTTGGAAAAGGAAGGTTACGCCTCCGCCTCCTCTGCGCTACAGCGTCTAAACCCCGCCCTCCGCAGGAAAAGACTGCGTCTGATTGGCCAACACACTGTTCCGTCAGTAATTCTGTGCGTTGATTGGATAAATATCGTGTGACGTGTTAGTGTAACGTCCAAAAAAGACTTAAGTCCGGAACTTtgaaaatgatcagaaatgtaaatgtttttatcatatGTTAGTGTTTTTATCGCTGATTATACTTTCCctgaatttatttttgtattccaTATATGctgaaattaattttcattattaatttatttctatataatatattttttctcatgtactaattcattttacattttgcctTATTTTTAGGGTTCTGTTTATTATCCCCTGGCGTCCtgtgagacagaaacatgtaaagATTTTGAAAAGTTATCATGatttcaaagtttaaaaaaaaattatattcattatCTACATtgatttattacaacttggcAAACTCCGTCTGCTCATAAAGGAAAAAGTTGCTTTATTTCAGcatgaaagttcattcttgatcTAAACCTAGTATAGACACGAGACACCCAACccattttaaaagaatataaattatttgttttcaccTTAAGTGAAAGTGTAAACATTGATAGAAGTGCTCTGGTGAATTAAATTTGGGGAACAAGAccatttgtgtctttgtgtcagacaggaagtcatttctttttcacagcGTGTTGAGAAATTTAGTTCTTCTTCTCCTGGCCGATGGTCACGACGGTAAGATGTCCAAAGCTGATGTGCTGTACTCTGATGTCAAGTTCACAAAAACGAAGGGAAACACCAATGGTGAGTCttaaatatctatctatctatctatctatctatctatctatctatctatctatctatctatctatctatctatctatctatctatctatctatctatctatctatcttttgtGTTGCAGGGCCgtcttctccttcagctgaaACCACATACTCTGATGTCAAGTTCACAAAAACGAAGGGAAACACCAATGGTGAGTCttaaatatctatctatctatctatctatctatctatctatctatctatctgtctatctgtctatctatctgtctatctgtctatctatctatctgtctgtctatctatctatctgtctatctgtctatctatctatctatctgtctatctatctatctgtctatctgtctatctatctatctgtctatctgtctatctgtctatctatctatctatctatctatctgtctatctgtctgtctatctgtctatctgtctatctgtctatctatctatctgtctgtctatctgtcttttGTGTTGCAGGGCCGTCTTCTCCTTCGGCTGAAACCACATACTCTGAGGTCAGGATCTTGAAGACTCAGCCACCCTCTGAGCTCTCTGGTgggtaaataaaaacagtgttaaacaaacaggaaagTGAAGTGTGACCTCCAGCCAGTGGCCATCATGAGAcaaatatatttcttattttttccaGAACAAAGACGTGTATTGTTCAGTCAGAGGGCCGTAGTGCTCGGTCTTTAAGACTGTGTTAGAATACAAAAAAGTTAAGGGCAATAACTCGATTCCTCAGAAAATACACGATAAAACTCATATTATGTTCAACAAAATGTTATTacagtaaagaaataaaattgcTGCCATAAACTTGTGGTGCTTTacacaataaaatgtgtattCTTCCTTTAAATTATTGTAATCAGTTTGAAACCACTGTCAGCGTTTGTACTATAAATATACACTAATGTAGATATACAGTAACTCTTATTTCAGGCTGATAATGGAAAGTGTCTTTGGAGGGTTAAAGCTCtttgattttttaaaaccaTATACTGTAACTTTCATCAGTGTATTAGTGTCACGATCTGCTTCTGTTATCCTTTGGTCttgttcatttcctgttttctcctgACCTTGAGTCGGTGGTGAGACCACAGTAATCAGTAGACACGTGCACAGCGGAGGGCAGACTTTATACAAGCAGATATACACTGTTAGTTTCTCTGAATATTAATATATGTGCTGTTGATGTTCCAACCCAGTGCTTCAGTCTGGTGTTGATGTTACGGGGGCCTGGAGGGACACAAAGGGTGTGTTCGTGGTGTGAATGATGGTATTTTGGGTATTCTTTGgaaaaactgaactaaacttCTGAAAACTCTCCTTAACACCCTGTGACTGTCTGAACTACTTCTTTCTTGTCAGTTTGTCGtcagtgtttggttgttttttttgtccttgtgtttaTGGATTCCTGCACCTGGATGttgtcctcttctcctcctcggCTTCACTCTGATTTTGGTTGTTAAACTCTTGGATTCTGTCTGTTCCTGGCTAACATCCATCACGACATCCAGAAACAGTCAGAGACTTTAACTGAAGTAAACTGAACATTTATTTGGTGCAAGTGTGACCTCACCATAGTGCAAACATGCTGTTGTCATTTCCTTCTTTCTGcttattttaaaacttttttctgtaaaggtaaaaaaaaatcttcctctggctgaagagaggagaaataagGAACTACATGTGAAGTTGTAGTCACAGTTCAAACTTTATGGTTCCCGTTTTTATTCGGTCTGATTAACATTCTGCTAATTCAAccgtctgtttgtgtgtttttgttgtattttaacCCGTCAAATGTGCTGCAGTGGAATTACACAAAATACATTCACTCAAGTACTTAAGTACAGATTTGAGGCACTTTTACTTTcttgagtcttttcttttcGTGCCACTTCTTCAGccgacagctttagttactttacagattcagaTTTCTGCATCAAAACTgcctaaaaaaaacatgttttttgataAATATCATCAGTAGAGCGGAAGCAGTTAATCACTTGATTAATCAATAAGTTGGCAACTGCTCTGATAATCGACTTTTCCATTTAATTATTTGGTGTATTTTGAATAGAATTATTTTGAGTGTGCTGACTGTTGGTTGGGGAAAACAAGCATTGTGGAGGCTTCTTTCACTATTTCTTGAATTTTTACAACCAATCAGTCGATTAATGGAGAAAAGTCCTGTACGAAAGAGTAAATCATCATCTATTGATATAATATATTGATTTTGATAAAGGGCTTTGTTATTTTTACCATGTAGGACCTACTGGAATCACAATAGAAACGAGATTCCAGTCATTatcctgactttttcttttaaaacaagcATAATAAAATGATCAGAACTGATTTAACTGAGTGACTCCTGCTCCAATAACAGGCTCCCAACAACAGCTGGTGTCTGCTGGTCGACCAAAGGTCAGACTGAGGTGGGTGGCCGCGGCCGTCCTCTGCACTCTACTGGCAGCTGGTGCCATCGCTCTCGGCCTCGTATGTGAGTTTGTCTGGTCTTTTCAGAGTAAATTCACCTACACTGACTTAAAAAATGTGATGGTTGTTTGGAAGAGCAGCACTGATGGCTGtcaggctgctgtttttatgtttgtatatTCAGCTGATGGTTACAGAAACCCTGACGGACACATTAAGTTAGACTGGCAGTGAACGTTACATGTGAAGCACCTTCCTCTGATTGTCTCACGCTCAAACTATCAAAcctcctgctgcttcctcaCGAAACACAAGTAAAAACTGTGACAGAAGTGTTTGCTGTGATCTCTTCAAAGCTCAGTTATGTCTGGCATGTGAAGAAGGctgggagaaacatggaggaagctGCTATTATTTCTCCACCAACAGATCGTCCTGgggagacagcagagaggagtgCCGCCGCCCCGGAGGAGACCTGGTGAAGATAGACAGCGAAGAGGAGCAGGTGTGACGCACTGCTGGGTTCGTTTCTTTGTGTCTCCGCGTCACTTTATCTGCTCTCTGATGctgcatgttgtgtttgttcGACTTTTGCCGTCCAGTCCTTCCTGGAGATGAGACTGAGGGAACAAATGCGGGAGGATGAGGACAAGTTCTGGATCGGACTGACAGACTCAGAGGAAGAAGGGAAGTGGTTGTGGGCAGACGGGTCACTTCTGGACACGAGGTTTgactgatgaaaacacatttttctaaattaatttcCAAAATCAATGTCAGTTTTATTGATCCGGCTCTTTCTGTGCTCTGTCTCTTAGTTTGACATTCTGGAGCACCGGTGAGCCGGATAACTGGTCCGGTGAGAATCGTAACGGAGAGGACTGTGTGAGGATGGGGGAGAAAGCAGGAGCTGAAGGCTTCAAGTGTTGGTTTGATAAATCCTGTCAAAAACCTCACAGATGTATTTGTGAGAAACGAGCAGAAACTGGACATTTTAAGTGCGTCTGAATGTCTCTCAGTCCAGGAAACAGAGCTGTGTTTAATACAGCTGATGTTAAAATGAGGAAATTGCaaacatagatatatatatatatatacacggtATATATAACAGAACCAGTGGTGGAGGACGTATTCAGATGACttttaaatatgttgtttttgtgtctgtcagcGTTTTGGTTTTTGTTAAATAGaaagtttgttcatttgttcataTTCTGATGTCAGGATGAAGGTAATGACCAGCAGTGGGATCTAATTAAGTACATCTACTCAAACTGTTTTCAAACAGTCAACGCCGAAGAGAGGAGATGTTAGTTTACTGCATAGTGGAGCGAGGAGGAGAAgttgaggaagaaaaaaaagaggaactgACCATAAGGAAGAGTTATATAGagtaaaaaacaagaaaaaatggGGTGTAAAATTAGTATATGTGCAGAAATGCTTTTCTTCAGAAATCCAGTTGGATCTTCTCCCTTTTTTGTAACTCACTTCTCACTACAGAGTCAAATACAGACTTTTAGAGTTTTGTCTTCACTTTTAACTTTCTGTCAACCATATAAAGCATTTACAAAGTTTGAAGAccataaaaaatgtgtttattatatcatttaatgaatgaacaataaaaaaaagaatgactTTGTGAttttgtctgcagtgttttgatATTTGAGGCTGAACTGTGAGAGCGAGCTGATGATGTTGTAACGGCAGTCTAAGCTTCGCTGTCTGCAGCCTTTCAAACTTTAACCTTGATGAGGACTACGGCTCTAAAAGTGCACATCAGAGCTGATGTCTGATTTCTTCCTGACTGCTAACCAACAGTATGCAGTAAGCTGTTTGAAggcattttgcttttaaaactcaaaagcaaaaaaatgttttatacttAATAAAGTCTTCGGTGTCTCTTTAACTTTAGGGAGAGAAAAGTTGCCCACAGCAAAGAAAAGCTGTCGACGGGTATTTAAAAGAGCCCGACTCGTTTGCAGCCAACATCCACAGGCTTTTCTCTTATTTCCACCAAgtaactgtgtgtctgtcttggTCTTCTGTTCCACGCTGGAGATGTGTGTAATAAGATAATACAGAGTCGGGTAAAACAGGGATTATTTTCTTagttatatttattaaaaataaacagaaatctCAAGTCACACCTGAAAAGATCAACATTCGACGGACTTGAGGGAGTTACgtttttttcttccctcagattttctttttttcctttaagtaGAAAAACATCAGGCcattttcacaaacacattctATGCTGCTCAGTAGCATTGGGCTTCTCTTAGACGGCTCTAATGAACGTTAGACAGCTTCTTAAAAATAAGACTTCTTTACTTTTAGTGACTCGTGCTGACTCCAGACTGTAGAGAtcaaaagaaatgataaaactAGATGTGAGCTTTCAGCATCTAGATTTTGTCAAAACGTACTGATGACTGAATCTCTGAAGGTtttacacaatttaaaaaaaaaaaagcaacgtACCAAAAGTTCTGTAGAAACAACCAACAGGTCTCTAACTGCTCTTCATCACTCTGAATCCTCTTCATCAGGTGTAAACGGTGAACCATCAGGCGTCTGCTGCTCTTCGcctcttctgtcctcctcctgcagctctcggGCGGCGAGGGCTCGTATGAGCATTGCCTCCATGGTGTCGTCGtccagaggggaggaggagaaccaCAGGGGGCTGTTGGGGACACAGCGGCAATCTGGGTGGAGGTAGAACAAGTCGGTGCGCCGCCTCACCGACTGTGGGCTGGAcggaaggagaggaaacagaaggCAAAGATGCCACatgagcaggaaggaggagaggaaaagaaacccACTAGACAAAGAGCCAATAACGCAGTGGCAGAATGAGGCCTCATATCTGCAGAGGGAGTGGGTCCATGTTGCTACAGTAACCCAGGACGGACAAACAAGGGCCTTTTGAGTCTTTGAGCAGTTTGAATTTGGTGCATCAAAGAaaaggcagaagaagaaagaagaggaacgccattttgtgttgtgaaaaaCTGAGGATCATAAATATTATCTAACACGTGAAAAATCAAGGAAGCGTCAATCAGCCACCGCAGCCTCTCCGAACAGACGGGTGTTCAGCTGATTTAACACATCAAGCTACAAACCATTTGGAGAGGTAGAACTCGTAGAGTCTGACTGGACAGTGGAGAGGgttctctgtgttctccatCATCTCCAGGACGTCCTCTTTACGCTCATTTTTCTTACGCTTCTTAGCTGGAACGCTGTCTGCAtctgatgaacacacacacacacacacacacgaaatataataaaacacataagGACAAAGATTTTTACacattcctgtttttttaatttgctgaacATGCTGTGCAAAGaaccaaaatgtgtgtgtttcagtagaTGATCAGCTAAAGAGTTCATAAGAAGATGTTTAAAGTGGTTTTATGTCTTATCAACATTACTGCAGTACTGTCAGGTATTCCACTTTGCCCCTCAGTCACACTGGTACCTGACTCTGCCTCGTTTACTGATATTGGGGGGTAGAAGCGCAGGAAGGTGGTCTTGGTGTTGTTCTGGTTGGTTTTGGTGCAGCGCATGACGCGAGCGAAGGACAGCTGCCGGTGCTGCTCCACCGTGGTGAAGCCAAAGTACttgcagcagaagaagagcagagtgTTGAGGAGGACGATGGGGGAGTACGCCCCCAACTGTTTGCAGTCCCACAGAAACTCCTCCTCCACACGGGAATGGATGTAACCTGCAGAGAGACGTGTTAGAAATGAGGTCGATCTGAGTtgatcagagacagaaaaaagacgcGATGACTCACCGCGGGCTGTGATCGAGGGTTTGAAACCTTTGAGGATCTTGGTGAACTGAGTGGAGAACTTGTTGTAGGTCAGATCAGTGAATATGTTTTCCATTCGACCGTTGTCAAACAGgtgctacagagagagacgacaaAATAACagtcagagaaaacagcagcaacagtgtgACAACATACACTCTTATGAAGGTGTATGCAGGCTTTTACCTTTACCTGCCATCGAACTCAAACACAGAGGAGCGTAGCAGCGACTACCAGTGAGAAAAGACACTGGTGTACTAGACAGCGAGGGACAGAGTGTAAACAGATGTATAACTAAACTACTGAAAAAGTCAGCAGAAGTCAGCATATACAGTGTTTTTGATGCTCAGACTTTCCAGGAGGAAGATCTCAGACCTCCCAGTGTTGAAATGAAACCTTCATGCCCTTGTCAGGACTCTAAAGgagcacacacagactgtgtttgCCCCACATGCTGTGCACAGTCTCCACCCTGTACCACCATCCAGAGAAAAGCCTGATATGATCTGCAGTTTACAggccactgtgtgtgtatgtgtgctgatTCTTCCAGCAGATCAGAGTGACTCAAATCTATTGTTCAAAAAGTAGCAAGTGGATTGGATAATGGAAGATTATTGTTTAGTGTCCCCAGGTGTAAAGAATCAGCAAGATAATCATCAACCAATGCAGGTAAGATTCATCTGGTATGCAACATCTTAAATGTACCAGTTTGGGTTTCATCCATCGTGCAGTGTGTACATGTCCTACAGAAATGCCCCCAAAGAGTGGGAGATAAACGATAATgcactgtaagtgtgtgtgtgtgtgtgtgtgtgtgctgttgctcGTCTTGCCTGCTGTATGCTGAGACAGAGGTAGAACAGGCTGTCGGGGGAGTACGGCTCTCCATCGGGTTGTTTCACCTCGGTGATGAAACGACAGAGGCCGTCACACAGCTCAGTGGCGGAGCAGTGAAGAACATCCTCGTTTAGCGTCACAGAACGAGCTAACAGACGAACAGAGGCAGGAGGAAGAgtcagaggacgtgaaaataaCTGGCAGTTTAAATTAGTCACAAAAATAATCGGTAGATGCGGTTCTATAAGAAACGGAATCATACAAGAGACGAGGTCCATGTTGGTTTGTGATTCCCTCCACTGCATCCATCTCTTCCAGGCGTCTATTCCACATCGACTCTTCAGTTTGTGGCGTTTCCTGGACCCGACCTTGGAAAAGTCCCTTTGAGTCGTCGCCTCTTTAGCTGCCTTGGACAGCTGCAGCTTACGCCCCttaaacagagaggagagacaagaTTACCCCACAGGAAGATGATGCCACAGCCTCTGAACTCATTTCCCAGGTGGTTCGTTACCTTCTTCTTGTTGTGGACTCTGCCCGCGGTTTGCTGTGACAGCGGAGGGGCCGGTTCAGGGCTCGGTGAGCTCTGGGGATCCTCTCTCATCTccagagcaagaggaggagctggagctgggagCTCAGGGTGAGGCACACTGGGCGCTTCTGTAACCGGAGGTGGTTTTTTGTGGCCGTGTGATCGAGTGAGCAGCTCAGAGCTGGAGTCCGAGAGGGAATCTTCCCCATGGTCTGTATCCAAGTCATCTCTGCAGTTACTTATGTGCTCTGAAAATAAGTCAGGGACAGACCAGCATGGAGCCGGAGAGTGCTTGTTGTTGTTCCCTCTGAAAACTAAAATAGACAGGAGGCCAATATGAACACGACAGTAACGTATATAAGACCATGTTCTTGGCCTTCATTTAACCTGGACAACGTTTTAGGAccaaaaatctaattttgaaGGAACAAAATCGCAGCACAATTATATTACACAAGCCAACACAGAGCCGATATTGGCTGAGAGAAGAAGAGTCATCAAATGTCTTACCCTTTGGAGCAGGAATTCCTTGTCCCTCTTTTGTCAGCACTCTGTCCTCACTCTCATCTTGAAGTTTCTTTATCTCAGAGTTGAAGCTGAGCCCCCCCTCAGAGGGGTCGAGCTGGATCCTCTCCTTCGTGGATTTCACAGTTGGGTCAGAGCCGTCCGCCATTGTGGGAAGGAACACGGGCACAGGCAGCTGCGTCGGGGACAGCGTGAGAAAAGTCAGAGTGTAAAACCTGACGGTGACACCAACCAACAGGTAATTACTTTTAGAGACATTTAATATTTACATGATAGGTTGACAGTACAGAGGCAGCAAACAAAGTGAGGGTGGAGAGGCAGGATGGctagtgacacacacaaaccgAGAATCACAGTATTGATTTGAGAAGTTTCAAATTGAATTCTCAACAAGTACTGATTTCTCTGGTGGCATAATCTGGACCTAATTAAGCACCATTTAccaaaatacatacatttaaagtAGTAGAGCATTTTTCTTGCAGTGTAAAGCAGCGATATTTGATATTTGCACATGATCAGAGTAAAACAAGGTTCATGAGAGGAGTCAGAGGTGGTTCACATACCGGTAAGGGCAGGCCCACAGGTTT containing:
- the illr4 gene encoding immune-related, lectin-like receptor 4 isoform X2, which encodes MSKADVLYSDVKFTKTKGNTNGPSSPSAETTYSEVRILKTQPPSELSGSQQQLVSAGRPKVRLRWVAAAVLCTLLAAGAIALGLVSQLCLACEEGWEKHGGSCYYFSTNRSSWGDSREECRRPGGDLVKIDSEEEQSFLEMRLREQMREDEDKFWIGLTDSEEEGKWLWADGSLLDTSLTFWSTGEPDNWSGENRNGEDCVRMGEKAGAEGFKCWFDKSCQKPHRCICEKRAETGHFKCV
- the illr4 gene encoding immune-related, lectin-like receptor 4 isoform X1, with the translated sequence MSKADVLYSDVKFTKTKGNTNGPSSPSAETTYSDVKFTKTKGNTNGPSSPSAETTYSEVRILKTQPPSELSGSQQQLVSAGRPKVRLRWVAAAVLCTLLAAGAIALGLVSQLCLACEEGWEKHGGSCYYFSTNRSSWGDSREECRRPGGDLVKIDSEEEQSFLEMRLREQMREDEDKFWIGLTDSEEEGKWLWADGSLLDTSLTFWSTGEPDNWSGENRNGEDCVRMGEKAGAEGFKCWFDKSCQKPHRCICEKRAETGHFKCV